The window taaaaaatagaaaacattAATCAAGAAAACTATtgtaaagtaaaaatatttatatataaataagtaaaaattgtgtcttaaaataaaaataacgtctaatattgttaaatagaaatttatctaatttaatttataaatagaaaaaaaaaaaaaaaaaaaacgagtgtTGATTGTCGATAATtagaatcaatattttttttttttttgtaatagaataaagtaaaataaaaaaaaaaaataagcatgtAAAAATTGTAtcttaataatacaaataattcataaattataattttataaaattgaattttgtatgaaattattttaatttatagacAAGGAAAACAAGAATAACTCACCTGCAAAAACCACATGGTGTGATTTATTGATGTactaatattgtattttttgagtaatttattttcctcattaatttcattattaactaCTGATTTAACAACTccgaaaataacaaatattaaaaatccaaaaaagaaaatattcattaaaaaaaacttcatgatattattttaaaaataaattatcttgttGGGACAAAAacgaaattaaatatcaaatattgtggaccatttttgaaatataaaataaattattgctaaAGAATATATtggaaagaataaaatatacacagtTGACACGTTTACGACGATATTGATAGGTCGATCGTTAGCTGACAAACTaagcttaaaaattttttctctcaCCGCAAGCGGTTGATAAGGTGTCGCGTCACAATCAAATTTTATCTAAGCTTTGCCTAAGCTAAACATGTATTTAGGAAAAAGAAACATATATATACCTGTGTTAGACAAAgcaaattgttatttatgttCAATAGACAACTtgataagtttttattttataaatataatatttacacactagacaattaataaaataagagaaaagttaataaattccaaatattaatattaatattaatattcttagtaaatatttattcaagcaGTTAGATagaataaaaagttataattccttaataaagatattatttatatttattataatatttataatatatagttttcttttttaattgaagaTTTATAACAAGAACATATAGAACTAggaaagaggtatttcatatcaTTTGAAGCTTACTATCTCTAATtctataattccctaataaaaaaacgttatttaacaggaacatagaactagcaaagaggtatttcatatattttagagCTTACTTCTTCTATGTCATAATTctctaataaaattattattttaatattttttttcttgaaaaaatatggtattttaacaggaacatagaactagcaaagaggtattccatatattttaatgtttaccatctctaaattataattccctgataaaatatataattataatttttttttcttaaaaaattaacgatttctaacaggaacatagaactagcaaagaggtcttttatatatatttttaagcttACTATCTCTAATTTATAACttcttaataaaatatatatttataatttttttctccctgaaaaattcataattttcaaCAGGAACAAAGAACTAGCATAGAGGTATTTCgtgttttacaaattttacccgggaaaaattcttaaaaaacgTGTAGCGAAATGAAATGTTGTTATACCGTCAATAGATCAGATTAGTTTGTTTGGTTTCAATTATGTTAATTAGAATTTATACGAAGATAACAAATATAATCGGATTGCAATTAAATTAGTGTATGAATatatccttttattttttttttcgctataTTACAAGGCATAATCAAAAGTTATTTGAGATCTTATGGTGATTATATTACATTGCGtaattaaatccaaaaaattcttattaaccgctttaatattgaaacatGCAAGTTGACTACATGCATCACACAATTACTATTATATGAGGACTATCAATATCTGTATGCATCACTCCATGGTTATCACGTGACACACTCTAttgaaattgaattataattaaaccAGCCACGTGcaacgatgaaaaaaaaactcgttaTAAAATTTCTACTCAATTCTTGATGACTGTTTACTTTTCtttattacaatatatatagatcGATGAAACCATCTAGTTTCCattacacttttttttcctcttattattgttattattattcacaacaaatttttatagacTTTTTAGGAACTcagtatatagaaaaaaatatgcgtattgataaaaataatgaattttcaatacaaCTGTACATTTTAAGTATTCctttatacatttatacatttatgtattttaacaacattcgattcaattataaattaaaaattttattaactttgtattttttatttttcacgaCAATTAAACAAAACGATACAAATatctttcaatttaaattgtcaaaactttataaatttcattatcttAACGGTggtaaaattcatcaagtaaCTTTATAACTATCAATTATAACTTGATAAACtttataaactaatttttgaattatcttTATTCATGACCagtacataaaattatttttaaataatgaaatctaaaaaattataatatatatatttcaataaaacataaaaatcacAATAATGAGCATgtaaatttgaagaaaaaaatcatcccTGTACTGCGTATTTCAGATGTATtataaaagagaataaaaaaatggagataaaactttatacatatatactcgAAGGCTACAACTTGAAAAACACAATTACAAAAAAGCTATATATTTGCGCTTGCGTatctatttttctatatttttttttttgctcaccCCATAATCCACCCAACCACCCATCCTCGTCAATTTAACTCCCCACCATCATCTACAACGCCCGGCGAGAGAGTTGCGATGTCCTTCGATAAACCCCTGCCTTGTCAGTATAATATTGTCCACGACGGACAACATTTATATCATCACCGTAAAGGTAATAGCAATATACATCAACAAAAACATTACAAGCTCTCAATAAATacctaaataatttttaattacaaaattaatatacctatGCAGTAAATCTCAatcttatattttaaaattaatttttcttttcaaatcgCACAgtgttttgtaaattaattaaaaatatttgcagattttttttttttgtttatcatgtggcaataaattaaagtgcaattaaatattttttataattaatttaatgtgggtgttgtttatttattttactttagttttttaataaaaaaaaaattttttttgtaaaagggCACAGTAAATAGAAAGGTCATAGTGACGTCAAACaaagtttatttgaaaatatctaTATCTCTGACTGTAAGTTAAAATTCTCAcgtatacacatatataaatagataaatatagataaataaataaacaatttttaataaatatatattaatttttttcaaagtaataaattctattgtagaaaaaaaattaattagtttgaTTATTCGTAGAgatattagataaaaattaattaaaaaaaacaaggctattatattgtttataattatttaaatataaatcgaaataaaatatttatattccaTCACCATATGGTAACGagtatttaacaatttaagtTTTCAAATTGAGCTTATTTGCATCTggagattaaaaatttaaatataaataaacaaaaggattaagaaatgttaattaaaaaaaaaaaaatcataataactaaatttaaataaaataaaaaactatttcattgttgctaaattatttttattatttatatattgttaaagaaaaaaaaaatagttttgataaattttgggTTTTATAGAACAATAAACactatacagaaaaaaaaaatatatttatcaaatatataattgttattttatttatgtaatatatTATGTGTATTGTTTGTGTTACTTTGTGGCTGCACATGTTGTCCTTCAACATTGTAAATGATTAATAACCAGTCAAGAATGATTAATGACTTTTGTTGTCCATTGAACTAATGTACATTgagtattgttattattaatcaaagctttttacataaaaaagttttgatGCTTTCAATGAAGCTATTACAATatctaattaaattgaataaataacatttatatataaataaaaaaaaataattttttttttttatttattttctcaaatttaattatagtaatgtcattataaatgaaaataaatgttttaaaaaaagacttataaatatttgattaaatggagtaataaaaaaagttatattaaattcattgctggtttttttttttagaatagaaaaatattttaaattaaattctatttcAAGGGAATTTAAGAATTTACgtatttcaagaatttttatggatcttgattaaaaattatataggaaatttataaatataaaaattatatattaaatttaaataattaaaaaattttttcatttaattttcatcagtgtaattgaattttttaatcataaataaattataaaaattatatcctcgttaaaatatatttaatttaataaattcaatggttaataaaataatttttttttacaataataaaaatatataagggaaaaataaaaaaattatatctaggTATTAGAGAGGCAGTTtagtgtgtatataaaaaatgattgaggGTGAGAAAGTGAACGACAGCCTAGGGGTAGAAATAGAGGTGGAAGAGGGTGATTTTAAGAGCGAGTTCAAGGACAAACATTGaattctgataaaaaaaaaaaaaggaaaaaatgatAGATGGCTAACCagtaaaattggaaaattttatttgtggaTCAACTGGTTCAAATTTTCGTAACTTTTATAACCCTCTATTGatctaagtaaaaaaaaaaaatacatatagaattttttatttatgtgtattgtggtttaaataatttacgagttttttaattaaattaagcaATCAAAAACGTtacaaaattgtttttcaatttaattacattggtgtgttttaattaatttatttttgcttttgtGTCACAGGTGACAATTCTATCGACGCTtttatagcaaaaaaaaaatagatataaaaaaaaaacacaacacTGAAGGACGATAATTATGTAGATAAAGAAATAAAGGACATCATTCCACTTtggtaatataattttttatatttttgacatgttaacataattatttttatatattaatgagctaaaaagaaaaaaaaaaaaattgcttatGATagaataaatagtaattaattattatttgataatagaATCAATTTGTCAATATCTTATATGAATACCGGAAATTGTGTGTCGAtttaataagttaaaaaaaaatatatatattttttttttcatattttattgttttaatttaataatgacaaggctgttttattttctatatcatTTTTCTACAGCttatttcgataaaaaaaaaaaagttttatacggaaatattttaatgaaagaaTTCCGGAGTAATCTCTGGATTTATTGCTGTAATTTCTTGagattaatttcataaaaaattgttttttataaagctTGGAGGATGGAAGCACACGGTGCAGGATTGATTGCCGTCTTAGGAATAGTTGGTGCAGCAACTGGTGCATTGTCGGCTATTTTTGTTTACGCAATGTGTGTTAGACGAAGTCGATATCCAATGTTTGTACCTGGGGGTGGTCCACTTAACTGGTAATTTAACATACTTTATCCATTAaacattgatttaataatattatatttacaaaagcACTCAACgctttttttccataaaaataaatcttttagttatatataaaaacaagttgatatattttaaaaataaataaatacttgttataaaaaaaaattgttaaaggTTTGAAAAGGATATGCTTGATAGAGCTGAAGAGgcatcaaaattatcaaaagaagAATTTATTGAACTTGCTAATGTAAATGCTAAAAATGATTGTGATTTATCAATGCTACAAGATTTAAATGACAATGTTGTTTGTGAAGAAGTTGAATGGACAAGAAGAGATCCACCTTATGATGCTAGTATTCTAGATTCACGTGaaggtaaaatattaaaagctaaaaaaaaattaactaaaattatataaattatattttttaaaaaaaagttattcaacGTCTTTCTGAGGGTGATGATGAACCACCAAAAACACCAGTTAGTCCATTTGCACCATCACTACCAGGTGGTAGTGTTATTGCCTCGGATGATCGTATGATTATTGTCAGACCACAGCCAAGAACATCAACTGGTTCTAGACTCAACAGTGCAGACAGTGAATATGGAGTATTTCAAAAAGTTTGTTTATTcctttttctatatttaatattatatttatattattttaattacatcttatatatgtatttaaagcAATCTTCATggtcgtcatcatcatccttGGATGAGCCTGGAGGTGAATTACAATTATCCCTCgcatttaattcatcaaaaggAATTTTAACAGTTAAACTTCTTGAGGTagaaatgacaaaaaaaaaaaaaacccattataaaaaatgttatataataaattgacaataaaatgttttaaagGCACATGAATTGCGAGCAAGAGAACTGAGTGGGAGTGCTGATCCTTATGCCAAGATGAGACTACTACCCGATCGAAGTAATACGTGGCAAACAAAAGTGCACAGGCGCACCTTGAACcctggtaataataataatatatatgtataacttgaatgacaaaaaaaacacataaaataatatttatcatgtaaattaaaaagccACATGTTGCGTGGGTTTACAGCTTGATATTACACAACTGTTGTAGAAAAAACGTGAcctatttgaataattaaaattttcatttaccttttaaaaaataatctcttttttttttttttttttatacttttaaatttaattaattaaaaacaaaatatatatgtaatttattattttgtagtttttgatgaagaatttacatttgaaacatcatcattatctggTACAACATTGGAAGTACTTTTGTATGATTTTGATCCTGTATCAAAACATCGTGCACTTGGCTATGTACGTTTACCATTACCACCTAAAAATCAAGGTACAGATCATATTGGTAATGAgccaataatattaacaagacCTATACATAGATATGGTGCTGAAGGAAGTGTATATCGTAGTGATCCACTTGGTGAATTAatggtatcattattttatgatataacaacaacaaaattaactGTTATTGTTGTAAGAGcaattaatttacttattgCTGATGATTCTGGTACACAAAGCTCTGATACATATGTTaaggtaaaatattaataacataaataataattattaataaatttaaatgtttataatattattatttgttttttttaaaaaaaggtaacaatttttaaagatggtaaaggatttaaaaaaaaaagaacagcAATATGTCGAGATGCTCATAGTCCAGTTTGGAATGATGTATTAACGTTTGATCTTGGTGATGATATATTATCAGATTGTAATTTGGAATTTTCAGTTGTAAGAACAAGTGGTGAATTATTGGCACATTGTGAAGTAtctaaaaaatgtcaaaaagaattatttcaaCGTGCACTTGCTGGTAAAGGTGCATCTGTACAATGGGTACCATTAACTGGACCAGATAAacgtgaataattatttttcattatttaaatattaacaaggAAAATGTAAGATGAAACTTGAAGATAAACAAAATCAAAAGagaacaaaaaagaaaaatcataaaataatataaatgaattgtttgataatatgagaaattaaagaaattattattatttttttttttgttgggtACTATGATGGTACACAATTTGAGATGATGGAAActtttttgtgaaaaagtGATTTGTATCAACGATTATATTCGCATTTATTAGATGATATTTGTATATCAAAATACTAGATTGTTTATGTgtttaaatatgtattaattattatggattttaattatttttatcaaagcaAATGTCTGGTACTTGctactattttttaacatgaaaaagaaataagataaaaatgatctatttgattttaaaataaacgtacaaatctttttttattttttctatcaaattcaGGAGATATATGAACAAGTTTATAAactactttgtttttttttaaacttaactGAATTTTaagataattgaatttaaaaaaaaataaaggatttgtttatttttgagttAATCGATTTTTCATACTATCCCGGGACACATAACATTGAGctgtcagaaaaaaaaaccttgagaaataatataatataactgacaaatttattttttaatacgcacattaaatttgtgaaaataaataaataattattcgagGCAAGACTAGAAATTTTACAAGGACGAATAAAgtcttaaaattaataaatgaattgtggtattaaataaaatacattagaCATtgtttttacgtttttttttttgtatttttttttattttttacttgcgCAAAGTACAATAGACAGAATTGGACCCTCAATCATTTGTAAATCTAGTCAAAGAGACCTgtaacacaataaaaaaacaaagaaaataattaataatatattctgtttaatgttttaatgaatattgatggcattgatattattcatttaaagtTAATCATCAATATGATTTTTCAGCTAATAcatgctaaaataataatcattaagaTTGGAGGATgtgattgaatttatttattgagattgttaaattaaacttACCGAATCCCATATCATCGTCAGATTCTTCTTCTGGTTCGTCTTTCTTTTCAGCTGCTTTAGCTGGGGCAGCTTCACCTGCTGaggcagcagcagcagcagcaactgGAGCTAAacgaaattaataaaaaaaacattagaaTATCATTCATGATACTTTGATCAAATAATagtacaataatttaaaatgttgataaatagCAGCTAGTTTTAACTGGGATAATTGTTAAACCCGACAACATACTtctaacaaattaatttcctCGCTATCGCTGACCTAATCAACAAGAATACGTATTGATCTGGTGGATGAAAGGAGGTGTTTTCAAATggatattaattaaatgaaacttACCACCACTTGCTGGAGCAGCACCAGCTCCTGAACCAATGTTGCTGATCAAATCTTTGATGTTGATACCTTCAAGGGCCTTGGCAAAAAGACCTGGCCAGTATGGCTCAACATCAACATTGGCAGCCTTCAAGATTGTTTGAATTTTCTCTccctaaaaattataaaatgaaaatattaacaatcaCGTATTAATTGATCTAAAAACTATCaacttttaattgattattaacaatttggtattaaaaaaattccacaGCACTGCCATGTGACATATTCTAAGGTtatgagattattttttttttaacttacgGTAACAGCAACATCGTCATCAGCAAGGATGAGTGCGGAGTAAACGCAAGCAAGTTCAGCGGTGGtagtcattttattaattgatatttatttaaaataaaaatcgatgTATTTAAATAAGTATGCAAGTCGCCGATTAGGCCTTAGCTTTTCTCAAAGGAAAAAGAACAAGCACACTGTGATCAACGATCTTGTTGATAGAACGCTTCAAAGCGAAAGGACGGAAACGGCGGCTGCGcatatttttctctctcttgATATTAAAGGTTTTTTTACATGAGTTTAATGCTAAATAGGTCAcgtgaatattattaatcgcTCATTGGTCAATTCCACAACTCCGTGACGATAGACATTAAGTTTTATTTACACTATTAAAGTAATTTTAcaccaccaaaaaaaaaaaaaacaaaacaaaaattccaTTTATGAATATtcgagtaaataaatataaagaacaataacGAATATTCGAGAAAGActatgtattaatttatttaaaacttaaaaaataaatttgactattaattttattataataccaAAAATTATAACGATAGTTCATTTCGATTAATCGAAATAGtcaaaaatgtattataaaaaactttaaaaatattaacaatcatCATGATTACGTTATTTctcaataaattcatcatacaaatcataaaaatataattaaacatctaatcaataaatacaaaCATCAATTTATAGCTTAagataaaacttttatatcgAACATTATTGCgacataaaaatacatatcgaTTGTACTAAAAAACAAGCGTGTCCGGTAAAAAAA is drawn from Aphidius gifuensis isolate YNYX2018 linkage group LG3, ASM1490517v1, whole genome shotgun sequence and contains these coding sequences:
- the LOC122852459 gene encoding synaptotagmin-1-like, with product MEAHGAGLIAVLGIVGAATGALSAIFVYAMCVRRSRYPMFVPGGGPLNWFEKDMLDRAEEASKLSKEEFIELANVNAKNDCDLSMLQDLNDNVVCEEVEWTRRDPPYDASILDSREVIQRLSEGDDEPPKTPVSPFAPSLPGGSVIASDDRMIIVRPQPRTSTGSRLNSADSEYGVFQKQSSWSSSSSLDEPGGELQLSLAFNSSKGILTVKLLEAHELRARELSGSADPYAKMRLLPDRSNTWQTKVHRRTLNPVFDEEFTFETSSLSGTTLEVLLYDFDPVSKHRALGYVRLPLPPKNQGTDHIGNEPIILTRPIHRYGAEGSVYRSDPLGELMVSLFYDITTTKLTVIVVRAINLLIADDSGTQSSDTYVKVTIFKDGKGFKKKRTAICRDAHSPVWNDVLTFDLGDDILSDCNLEFSVVRTSGELLAHCEVSKKCQKELFQRALAGKGASVQWVPLTGPDKRE
- the LOC122852460 gene encoding 60S acidic ribosomal protein P1-like — translated: MTTTAELACVYSALILADDDVAVTGEKIQTILKAANVDVEPYWPGLFAKALEGINIKDLISNIGSGAGAAPASGAPVAAAAAASAGEAAPAKAAEKKDEPEEESDDDMGFGLFD